In Comamonas sp. lk, the following proteins share a genomic window:
- a CDS encoding YhjD/YihY/BrkB family envelope integrity protein gives MKNDRAGFWAALERGKSPNPVPAPNPQHLPGQGAAHGQPGPESQIPAQVHAQLHGQGHGSTPGSAHAGAQGKEPWLDNPPPQPVVGDSAPEPVPPSATPFVAAPADTTLAAGPKDADVRKPSGGPGLATMARYVLKSKLQPLPSREELKSGFQRKRRRVQQRLRTFPWGNTWQVLAARFKEDRLGVTASSLTFTSLLALVPFFTVALALFTAFPIFGKAQLVLERWLMDSLIPETIARQVLGYLTQFASKASQLGLVGFSILIVTAVALILTIDRTLNNIWRVPQLRPLGQRVLIYWAAITLGPLVLGLSLVLSSYVMSASKGLVNTLPESVRFIFDSIEFVVLASGMAGLYHYVPNTPVRWRDAWVGGLFVAVFMEVAKKALGIYLSSVPTYSVIYGTFATLPILLIWMYVAWCIVLLGALVTAYLPTVLSGVERLTGHRGWEFELAVEVLQCLAKERELPHKGLYLRQLSKRLRIEASQILPVLQALAKLDWVGAVQPAHALASLESTEPRYVLLIDPQATRVEPLVEALLLQPSQAVEPLWQRAQLSELTVAQLIAAPLTNMHRV, from the coding sequence ATGAAAAACGACCGTGCAGGCTTTTGGGCCGCTTTGGAGCGCGGCAAATCGCCCAACCCCGTACCCGCGCCAAATCCACAGCATCTGCCGGGGCAGGGCGCGGCCCATGGTCAGCCGGGGCCTGAGTCTCAAATTCCGGCTCAGGTACACGCTCAGTTGCATGGCCAGGGTCATGGCTCGACACCGGGCTCGGCGCATGCGGGCGCACAAGGCAAAGAGCCCTGGCTGGACAATCCGCCGCCCCAGCCTGTGGTGGGCGATAGCGCGCCTGAGCCAGTTCCTCCATCTGCTACACCTTTTGTAGCCGCACCTGCAGATACCACATTGGCTGCAGGCCCAAAAGATGCCGATGTACGCAAGCCATCAGGTGGGCCGGGTCTTGCCACCATGGCGCGCTATGTATTGAAGAGCAAGCTGCAGCCCCTGCCCAGCCGGGAGGAGCTCAAGAGCGGTTTTCAGCGCAAGCGCCGCCGGGTTCAACAGCGTCTGCGTACTTTTCCCTGGGGCAATACCTGGCAGGTGCTGGCGGCGCGCTTCAAGGAAGATCGCCTGGGGGTGACGGCCAGCAGCCTGACCTTTACCTCGCTGCTGGCGCTGGTGCCGTTTTTCACCGTGGCGTTGGCGCTGTTCACGGCCTTCCCGATTTTCGGCAAGGCGCAACTGGTGCTGGAGCGCTGGCTGATGGATAGCCTCATCCCCGAGACCATTGCCCGTCAGGTGCTGGGCTATCTCACCCAGTTCGCCTCCAAGGCCAGCCAGCTGGGGCTGGTGGGTTTTTCGATTCTGATCGTCACGGCCGTGGCGCTGATTCTCACGATTGACCGCACGCTCAACAATATCTGGCGTGTGCCACAGCTGCGGCCGCTGGGCCAGCGGGTGCTGATTTACTGGGCCGCCATCACGCTGGGTCCCCTGGTGCTGGGCCTGAGCCTGGTGCTTTCGTCCTATGTGATGTCGGCTTCCAAGGGCCTGGTCAACACCTTGCCCGAGAGCGTGCGCTTCATCTTTGATTCCATCGAGTTTGTGGTGCTGGCCTCGGGCATGGCCGGGCTCTACCACTATGTGCCCAACACGCCGGTGCGCTGGCGCGATGCCTGGGTGGGCGGCCTGTTTGTGGCCGTGTTCATGGAGGTGGCGAAAAAAGCGCTGGGCATTTACCTCTCATCCGTACCCACGTATTCGGTGATCTACGGCACTTTTGCCACGCTACCCATCTTGCTGATCTGGATGTATGTGGCCTGGTGCATTGTGCTGCTGGGGGCCTTGGTGACGGCTTATCTGCCTACCGTGCTCTCGGGTGTGGAACGGCTCACCGGCCACCGAGGCTGGGAGTTCGAGCTGGCGGTGGAAGTGCTGCAATGCCTGGCCAAGGAGCGCGAACTGCCGCACAAGGGCTTGTATCTGCGCCAGCTTTCCAAGCGTTTGCGCATCGAGGCCTCGCAAATCCTGCCCGTGCTGCAGGCGCTGGCCAAGCTGGACTGGGTGGGGGCCGTGCAGCCGGCCCATGCCCTGGCATCGCTGGAGAGCACCGAACCGCGCTATGTGCTGCTGATCGATCCGCAGGCCACGCGTGTGGAACCACTGGTGGAAGCGCTGCTGCTGCAGCCCTCGCAGGCGGTTGAGCCGCTATGGCAGCGCGCCCAGCTGTCGGAACTGACCGTGGCCCAGCTGATTGCCGCGCCACTGACCAATATGCATAGAGTTTGA
- a CDS encoding alpha/beta hydrolase: MFFEVNNAKIYAYTGGKAFDAAKPTAIFIHGVLCDHSVWALQSRYMANHGWNVLAIDLPGHCKSGGAAPQTVEEAAAFIGQLMDVTGIAKAALIGHSWGSLIAMEAAAQLKERISHLVLVGTAFPMKVSPALLDSALNTPEKAIAMVNTFSRATLAPPNGAGSWVFGAGMALGRRVLASNTDTNLLHTGFSACDRYAGGEAAMAQISAPALFVLGEQDQMTPPKAAKGLIEAAKAAGKSVKVQLIANGHNQMTESPDATLFAIRDFLAA; encoded by the coding sequence ATGTTTTTTGAAGTCAACAACGCGAAAATCTACGCCTATACCGGCGGCAAGGCCTTCGATGCCGCCAAACCCACCGCCATCTTTATCCACGGCGTGCTCTGCGACCATAGCGTCTGGGCACTGCAAAGCCGCTATATGGCCAACCACGGCTGGAATGTGCTGGCCATAGACCTGCCCGGCCATTGCAAAAGCGGCGGCGCGGCACCCCAGACCGTGGAAGAGGCGGCCGCCTTTATCGGCCAGCTGATGGATGTGACTGGCATCGCAAAAGCCGCGCTGATCGGCCATAGCTGGGGCAGCCTGATTGCCATGGAAGCGGCGGCCCAACTGAAGGAGCGCATCAGCCATCTGGTGCTGGTGGGCACGGCCTTTCCCATGAAGGTCTCGCCCGCGTTGCTGGATTCGGCGCTGAACACGCCCGAAAAAGCCATTGCCATGGTCAACACCTTCTCGCGCGCCACGCTGGCACCACCCAATGGCGCCGGCAGCTGGGTGTTTGGCGCAGGCATGGCCCTGGGCCGCAGGGTACTGGCCAGCAATACTGACACCAACCTGTTGCACACCGGCTTTAGCGCCTGCGACCGCTATGCCGGCGGCGAAGCGGCCATGGCCCAGATCAGCGCCCCGGCGCTGTTTGTGCTGGGCGAGCAAGACCAGATGACGCCGCCCAAGGCCGCCAAAGGCCTGATCGAAGCCGCCAAGGCGGCGGGCAAGTCGGTCAAGGTGCAGCTGATTGCCAATGGCCACAACCAGATGACAGAGTCACCCGACGCCACGCTGTTTGCGATTCGGGATTTTCTGGCGGCCTAA
- a CDS encoding DUF2069 domain-containing protein: MTDATPSTITEQALPAMQPGADVAATRWLAAGSLLGLIVLSVAWELWLAPLRPGGTLLFLKALPLAFALVGLLKRRMYTYRWVSLLVWLYFTEGVVRAWGDAAPSRWLAMGEIALCVLLFMACAAHVRWRQKAVKAARAAASAAA, from the coding sequence ATGACTGACGCAACCCCATCCACCATCACCGAACAGGCCCTGCCGGCCATGCAACCGGGCGCCGATGTGGCGGCCACCCGCTGGCTGGCCGCTGGCAGCCTGCTGGGCCTGATCGTGCTGAGCGTGGCCTGGGAGCTGTGGCTGGCGCCGCTGCGTCCCGGCGGCACGCTGTTATTCCTCAAAGCCTTGCCGCTGGCCTTTGCCTTGGTAGGCCTGCTCAAGCGACGCATGTATACCTACCGCTGGGTGAGCCTGCTGGTGTGGCTGTACTTCACCGAAGGCGTGGTGCGCGCCTGGGGCGATGCGGCCCCCAGCCGCTGGCTGGCCATGGGCGAGATTGCACTGTGCGTGCTGCTGTTCATGGCCTGCGCCGCCCATGTGCGCTGGCGGCAAAAAGCCGTGAAGGCCGCCAGGGCTGCAGCGTCGGCGGCGGCCTGA
- a CDS encoding alpha/beta hydrolase yields the protein MSDLATPALVITTRIATPDGQLFVKRWPGVDGPVKAPLVLMHDSLGSVALWREFPEQLAAATGRDVIAYDRLGFGQSDAHPRKLTPDFVAQEVAAGFAPVHQALGLRNFVMLGHSVGGGMAAMVAAAYPVQCKALITESAQTFVEDRTLEGIRAARDNFAKPGQLDRLSRYHGDKAAWVLSAWVDTWLTEAFSHYRLDATLRRVHCPVLAIHGELDEFGSLVHPENICEWSQGPAQAEIVAGGGHVPHRELPERIVGRIATFLQPIV from the coding sequence ATGTCTGACCTCGCCACGCCTGCTCTTGTCATCACCACCCGTATTGCCACGCCGGACGGACAGTTGTTTGTGAAGCGCTGGCCGGGTGTTGATGGGCCGGTCAAGGCCCCGCTGGTGCTGATGCATGACTCGCTGGGCAGCGTGGCGCTGTGGCGCGAGTTTCCCGAGCAACTGGCCGCCGCCACCGGCCGCGATGTGATTGCCTATGACAGGCTGGGTTTTGGTCAGTCCGATGCACACCCGCGCAAGCTGACGCCCGACTTTGTCGCGCAGGAGGTGGCCGCAGGCTTTGCACCTGTGCATCAGGCCCTGGGGTTGAGGAATTTTGTGATGCTGGGCCATAGCGTGGGCGGCGGCATGGCGGCCATGGTGGCAGCGGCCTATCCCGTGCAGTGCAAGGCCTTGATTACCGAATCTGCCCAGACTTTTGTGGAAGACCGCACGCTGGAAGGCATACGTGCCGCACGCGACAATTTCGCCAAGCCCGGGCAGCTGGATCGCCTTTCGCGCTATCACGGCGACAAAGCGGCCTGGGTGCTTTCGGCCTGGGTCGATACCTGGCTGACCGAGGCCTTTTCCCATTACCGGCTGGATGCCACGCTCAGGCGCGTGCACTGCCCGGTGCTGGCCATCCATGGCGAGCTGGACGAGTTCGGCTCTCTGGTGCACCCGGAGAACATCTGCGAATGGTCGCAAGGCCCGGCGCAAGCCGAGATCGTGGCCGGTGGCGGCCATGTGCCCCACCGCGAGCTGCCTGAGCGCATCGTGGGCCGCATTGCCACGTTCTTGCAGCCGATTGTCTGA
- a CDS encoding LysR family transcriptional regulator, which produces MPVFPNNLSLRQLRAFDEVARQGAFAPAAKELCITQSALSESIRQLEDAVGMRLFDRTTRTVGLTSAGQSFLLDVRQAFEVLDQGVKNLEDLAALRQGKVRIAAAPSMLAVIVLPLLPQMRKLYPGIAVDLLEESAEGIALRVRDGAVDFGVGAAHPAGAELLTQPLVSDQMGLIARADEPLLKAPRLEVAQLAHLPFVGLTTDTAISQLLARAPGMPANVLNTSLRVSDPPLLFEAVRLGLGVSLIPALTARHPASRDLRFRALDAPHLLRSSLMIQRPRRALSPAAQLLFEAVQQRVRALSRYEGIFLD; this is translated from the coding sequence ATGCCAGTTTTTCCGAATAATCTCAGCCTACGCCAGCTGCGCGCCTTCGATGAAGTCGCCCGCCAGGGCGCGTTTGCGCCTGCAGCCAAGGAGTTGTGCATCACCCAGTCGGCCCTGTCGGAGTCCATCCGCCAGTTGGAGGACGCCGTGGGCATGCGCCTGTTCGACCGCACCACGCGCACCGTGGGGCTGACCAGCGCGGGCCAGTCCTTTCTGCTCGATGTGCGTCAGGCTTTCGAAGTGCTGGATCAGGGGGTCAAAAACCTCGAAGACCTGGCCGCCCTGCGCCAGGGCAAGGTGCGCATTGCGGCGGCGCCATCCATGCTGGCGGTGATCGTCTTGCCGCTGCTGCCCCAGATGCGCAAGCTGTACCCGGGGATTGCCGTGGATTTGCTGGAGGAAAGCGCCGAGGGCATTGCCTTGCGCGTGCGCGACGGTGCCGTGGATTTTGGCGTGGGTGCCGCCCACCCGGCGGGGGCGGAGCTGCTGACCCAGCCGCTGGTCAGCGACCAGATGGGCCTGATTGCCCGCGCCGATGAGCCCTTGCTAAAAGCGCCCAGGCTGGAGGTCGCGCAGCTGGCGCATCTGCCTTTTGTGGGGTTGACCACGGACACCGCCATCAGCCAGTTGCTGGCCCGCGCGCCGGGCATGCCGGCCAATGTGCTCAATACCTCGCTGCGCGTCTCGGATCCGCCGCTGCTGTTCGAGGCCGTGCGGCTGGGTCTGGGCGTGTCCCTGATTCCAGCGCTGACGGCCAGGCATCCGGCATCGCGCGATCTGCGTTTCAGGGCGCTGGATGCGCCGCATCTCTTGCGCAGCAGCCTGATGATCCAGCGGCCCAGGCGCGCCCTGTCTCCGGCAGCCCAGCTTTTGTTTGAGGCCGTGCAACAGCGCGTGCGGGCGCTATCGCGTTACGAAGGTATTTTTCTCGACTGA
- a CDS encoding DUF962 domain-containing protein: protein MSQTSSPHLDPRQFKSFAEFYPFYLGEHRNPICRRLHFIGTSLSLLFLLVLVVTGSWWYLLAGLVCGYAFAWVGHFGFEKNRPASFKRPIYSFLGDWMMWRDILLGRISLR from the coding sequence ATGTCCCAGACCTCCAGCCCTCACCTCGATCCGCGCCAGTTCAAGAGCTTTGCCGAGTTCTATCCCTTCTACCTGGGCGAGCACCGCAATCCCATCTGCCGCCGCCTGCACTTCATAGGCACCAGCTTGTCCTTGCTGTTCTTGCTGGTGCTGGTGGTCACCGGCAGCTGGTGGTATCTGCTGGCCGGCCTGGTTTGCGGCTATGCCTTTGCCTGGGTGGGGCATTTCGGCTTCGAGAAAAACCGGCCCGCCAGCTTCAAACGCCCCATCTACAGCTTTTTGGGCGACTGGATGATGTGGCGCGATATCTTGCTGGGCCGTATTTCGCTGCGCTGA
- a CDS encoding PoNe immunity protein domain-containing protein produces MTAAFIPRAFIPYSQLAAACASWKQIPLAGCTSRRPLRLADKKADWKAALATLQRFADSPGYKAPLQLQAQAALENSWDWQAAAQEACHLLIYGVDLGLSGHVLRPVYLETVALWKDAAAVAGHARASMGQATGADYGVPAPINTRSAQYKYAVILMALAVLLDAPEEIPAIVEQMLVFDTDRLLDYLSAGALELDEVNETLFHPRPYGALLPFFEQLGEAEPELLLPYLQTQYAQFHRLSPKQQKKGGPWQGTFYWALEVSALSVLYGWDDGDLRTSPHYLADLVDFARQRGQAGLADEAG; encoded by the coding sequence ATGACCGCCGCTTTCATTCCCCGAGCTTTCATTCCCTATAGCCAGCTTGCAGCCGCCTGCGCCAGTTGGAAGCAGATCCCCCTGGCCGGATGCACCTCGCGCCGCCCGCTCCGTCTGGCGGACAAAAAAGCCGACTGGAAAGCGGCCTTGGCCACGCTGCAGCGCTTTGCCGACAGCCCCGGCTACAAGGCTCCGCTGCAGCTGCAAGCCCAGGCCGCGCTGGAAAACTCCTGGGACTGGCAGGCCGCCGCGCAAGAGGCCTGCCATTTGCTGATCTACGGCGTGGATCTGGGCCTGAGCGGCCATGTGCTGCGCCCCGTCTATCTGGAAACCGTGGCGCTGTGGAAAGACGCAGCTGCCGTGGCCGGCCATGCCCGCGCCAGCATGGGCCAGGCCACAGGCGCAGACTACGGCGTGCCCGCGCCCATCAACACCCGCAGTGCGCAGTACAAATACGCCGTCATCCTCATGGCGCTGGCCGTGTTGCTGGATGCGCCCGAAGAAATCCCTGCCATCGTGGAGCAGATGCTGGTGTTTGATACCGACCGCCTGCTGGACTATCTGAGCGCGGGAGCCCTGGAGCTGGACGAGGTCAACGAGACCCTGTTCCACCCCCGGCCTTATGGCGCGCTGCTGCCGTTTTTCGAGCAGCTTGGCGAGGCCGAGCCCGAGCTGCTGCTGCCCTATCTTCAAACCCAGTACGCGCAATTTCACCGCCTCTCGCCCAAGCAGCAGAAAAAAGGCGGACCGTGGCAGGGCACGTTTTACTGGGCGCTGGAGGTGTCGGCACTTTCCGTGCTCTATGGCTGGGACGATGGCGACTTACGCACTTCGCCTCACTATCTGGCCGATCTGGTGGACTTTGCGCGGCAGCGCGGGCAGGCAGGCCTAGCCGACGAAGCCGGCTGA